The Deinococcus carri genome segment CGGTGGGCTGAATCAGGCGCAGCAGGCGGTGCGGGGGGGCCTGCTCCACGTACACGTACGCCCCGCCGGGCCGCAGAAAGGAGGCGCGGGCGGGAACCCCGCCGACCTCGGTATCCGCCAGGCGCTGCACCAGGACGTGCCCCCCGGTCATCTGGGCCTGGGCGCGGTCCACCGCGCCAAAGGCGCGCAGCCACAGCAGCAGCGACACGGGGTCGTGGTACTCGGTGGTCAGGGGGGCCGTGGCCTCCTCCTTGCCCTGGCGCAGCGTGATCAGGCCCGCCTTGCGGTCGAAGGTCGTCTCGAAGCTGGCCCGGCCGCGCCCGTCGCCCTCGGCGTAGTGGAGGCTGGTCAGGAAGCGGGGGTGCAGGCGGCTGGTCTGCACCCGCCGCAGCTCCGGCAGCACGCCGCCGAAGTCAGTCTGCACCCGCGCCACCACCGCGCTGCGCTCGCCGTGAATGGCCCACTCCTGCTGCCCCGCGTAGCGCCCCCCCAGCGTCAGGGTCAGCGTGAAGGCCTCCGGCTGCGTGCGGAAGTCCAGCCCACCCGCGTTCAGCCCGCCTGCGTTCAGCTCAGCTGCTTCCAGAAGCTCTCACCCGGCCCCTGCCAGTCGGCCCCCAGCGCCTCGGCGGCGGTCGCGCCCACATCCGCGAAGGTGGCGCGCTCGCCCAGGTCCACCGCGCCCGTCAGCCCGGGGCGGTAGGCCAGCAGCAGTCCGTATTCGCGGGTATGGTCGGTGCCGGGCCAGGTGGGGTCGTTGCCGTGGTCGCTGATGACCAGCAGCGCGCCGTCTGCGGGAACCGCGGCCAGGAGGTCGGGCAGCGCGGCATCGAAGGCGGCCAGGGCGCTGCTGTACCCCTGCGGGTCGCGGCGGTGCCCGTACTTGGCGTCGAAGTCCACCAGGTTGGTGAAGATCAGGCCGCCTTCGCCTTCCGCCGCCGCCTGCCGCATCCGTGCCAGCGTCTTCTGGATGCCGTCGGCGTTGTTGTCGGTGTGGATCTCCTCGGTGAAGCCCCGGTGCGCGTAGATGTCGGGAATCTTGCCGATGCCGACCACCGCGCGGCCCCTTTCCCGCAGCGCGTCCAGCACGTTGTGCGGCGGCACCAGCGAGAAGTCCCGGCGGTGTTCGTTGGCCCGCTCGAAGGGGTATTCACCCCGGAAGGGCCGGGCAATCACGCGCGCCACCGCGTACTCGCCCTGCAGGATCTCGCGCGCCGCCTGGCACCATTCGTACAGCGTTTCCAGCGGCACCACGTCCTCGTGGGCGGCAATCTGGAACACGCTGTCGGCACTGGTGTACACGATGGGAAACCCGGTCCGCAGGTGCTCCTCACCGTAGTCGCGGATCACGTCCGTGCCGCTGTAGGGTTTGTTGCACAGGTGGCCGCGCCCGGTCGCCGCGTCGAAACGGTCCATCACGGCGGGGGGGAAGCCGTCCGGGAAGACCTGGAAGGGGTGCTGGAGCTGCACGCCCATGAACTCCCAGTGCCCGGTGCTGGTGTCCTTGCCGGGGCTGACCTCGCGCATCCGGCCGTAACCCCCCTGCACGTCTCCCGCCGGAACCGTCTGCGGGGAGGTCTGGAGGGTCGGGACCCGGCTCAGCCCCAGCCGGGCCAGGTGGGGCAGCGCCGCCGGGGCGGCCTCCAGCGTGTGGTTGAGGGTGTGCGCGCCCACGTCCCCGAAGTTGGCGGCGTCGGGCAGTGCCCCCGCCCCGACGGAATCCAGCACGATGATGGTCAAGAGCATGGGGGTAGTGTAAGGCGCTGAGCGCCCGTCTGAAGGTCTCACGGTCAAACCGTCTAGGGCGAGGGGAGAACCGTTCTCCTGGGACCCTCAGACGGTTTGACGGTCAGACGGCGGCCTCGGCCGCCTTTCGTCGCCTCTCTCACCCCCGCCAGCGGAGGCCCCGTGCTACGCTCGCTGGCGTGACTGCCCCCGCCGCCATGCCTCCTGTCACGCCGCCCACACGTCCCGAACTGTCCGCGCAGGGCCTCAGCAAGACCTACGGCCGCCGGGCGGTGGTGCGCGGGGTGGACTTCATGGTGCGGCCCGGCGAGATCGTGGCGCTGTTCGGGCCGAACGGGGCGGGGAAGACCACCACCTTCTACATGCTGGTCGGCTTTATCCGGCCGGGTGGGGGGCAGATTCAACTGGGCGAGCGCGACGTGACCCGGCTGCCCATGCACGAGCGGGCGCGGCTGGGCCTGGGGTATCTGCCGCAGGAGCCGAGCGCCTTTCGCAAGCTGACGGCGCGTGACAATCTGCTCGCCATCCTCGAATACCAGAACCTCCCGCGCGCCGAGCAGGAGGCCCGCGCCGACGCGCTGCTGGCCGAGTTCGGGCTGACGCATCTGGCAAATAGCCTCGCCTACCAGCTCTCGGGTGGGGAGCGCCGCCGCCTGGAGCTGGCCCGCGCGCTCACCACCGACCCCGATTACCTCCTCCTCGACGAGCCGTTTACTGGTGTGGACCCCAAGAGCATCCGCGAGATTCAGCGGCTGATCCGCGAGCTGCGCGACCGCCGGGGCATCGGCGTCTTTATCACTGACCACAACGTGCGCGAGACGATTGCCCTGACCGACCGGGTGTACCTGATGTTCGACGGGGAAGTGAAGTTTCAGGGCACGCCGCAGGAGTTCGCGGCCGACGAGGACGTGCGCCGCCACTACCTCGGCGACGACTTCGAACTGTAAGGAGGGAGGAGACCCCGGTGCTGTGGCTCTTTTTGCCGTTCGTGGTCGTCCTGGCGGGCGTCGTGGCCTATGCCGCCGACACCATTGCCCGCAAGGTGGGCCGCAAGCATCTGCGCCTGTTCGGGCTGCGGCCCAAGAGCACCGCTCTGCTGGTGGCGGTGCTGTCGGGGATGGGCATTAGCGCGGCCAGCCTGGCGGCCTTTTTGCTGCTCAACCGCAGCGCCGTGAACACCATCGCGCAGGCCGACCAGCTCCGGCCCCAGATCAACGCGCTGCGCGACGAGGTGCAGGCGGTGCAGGGCGACCTCCGGGGGGTGCAGCGCGAGCGCGACAGCGCCCGCCAGCAGGCCGGGCAGCTGCGCCAGGAGCAGGAGGCGGCGCGGGTCAGCCTCCAGAAGGCCAACGCCGAATTGCAGGCCGCCCAGGCTGGCCGCCGCACCGCCCAGGCCCAGCGCGAGGCGGCCCAGGCGCAGGCACAGGCCCTGCAACAGCGCGTGGCCGAACTCACGGCCCTGCGCGCCCGCCTGGAAAGCAGCGCTGAGGCCAGCCGCGCCCAGCTCAGCGCCTCGGAAGCGGCCCTGGCCGCCAGCCGCGCCCGCGCCCGTGACCTCGACGGCCGCGTGCGGGTGCTGAACGAGCAGGTGGGCACCCTCGATGCCCGCGCGGCCCAGGCCGAGGCCGAAGCCACCCAGGCGCAGAACCGCGCCCAGAACGCCCAGACCCGTGCCGAGCAGGCCCAGGCCCGCGCGGCGCAGCTCGACGCGCAGGTTCACGCGCTGGAGGTGTCGCGCCAGCAGGTGGAAGCCCAGCGCAACGGGCTGGCCCAGGAACGGGACACCGCCCGCGCGGCCCGTGACGCGGCGGTGGCGGCCAGCGCCCAGGCCCAGGCGCAGCGCCTCGCCGCGCAGCAGGCCCGCGACCGCCTGGCCGCCGAGCGCCAGGGCCTGCTGGCCGACCGCGACCGCCTCCGCCGCGAGCGCGACGCGGCGGCCCAGGCCCGTGACGCCGCAACCCAGGTCCGCGACGCGGCCGCCCGCGAGCGTGACCGGGTGCGCGCGGACCTCACGGCCCTGCGTGCCCAGCAGGCCGACCTGCGCGCCGCCAACGAGACGCTCGCCCGCGATCTGGCCTCCACCCGCGCCAGCCTGGGCCGCCTTCAGGACGAGTATTCCAGCGCCCGCACCGAACTCAGCGCCAGCCGCAACGCCGACCTGGCCTTTCCCAAGAACGACCTGGTATATGCGGGCGTGGTGCCCAGCGTGCGCAACCTCGACAGCTTCCTGCGCGAGGCCGCCGCCGCCGCGAGTAGCCGCGGTGCGAAGGGCAATCCCGCCGCCCGCCTGAGCACCCCCGCCCGCTCTGCCCTGGAAACCAAGCTGCGTGGCCTGAACGCCAGCACCTTCGTGCAGTGCCGCGCGGCGAACAATACGGCCGTCGGCTTTCCGGTGGACCTCACCTGCGAGGCCCGGCCCAACAGCGTCCTGTACCGGGGCGGGCAGCCCATCCGCCGCGCCACCATCACGCTGGGGGAGGATACCCGCGCCATCCAGAGCCAGATTCAGAATCTGGTGCAGGACGCGGTCGTGGACCTCACCACCCGCGGCGTGCCGGGCGAGTACATCACCAACCAGGGCCTCGACGTGAACGAGTTCGTGGAGTTGCTGACCCAGCTCAGCAGCCGCAGCGGCCCCAGCGCCAGCGTC includes the following:
- the lptB gene encoding LPS export ABC transporter ATP-binding protein; this translates as MTAPAAMPPVTPPTRPELSAQGLSKTYGRRAVVRGVDFMVRPGEIVALFGPNGAGKTTTFYMLVGFIRPGGGQIQLGERDVTRLPMHERARLGLGYLPQEPSAFRKLTARDNLLAILEYQNLPRAEQEARADALLAEFGLTHLANSLAYQLSGGERRRLELARALTTDPDYLLLDEPFTGVDPKSIREIQRLIRELRDRRGIGVFITDHNVRETIALTDRVYLMFDGEVKFQGTPQEFAADEDVRRHYLGDDFEL
- a CDS encoding phosphopentomutase, whose protein sequence is MLLTIIVLDSVGAGALPDAANFGDVGAHTLNHTLEAAPAALPHLARLGLSRVPTLQTSPQTVPAGDVQGGYGRMREVSPGKDTSTGHWEFMGVQLQHPFQVFPDGFPPAVMDRFDAATGRGHLCNKPYSGTDVIRDYGEEHLRTGFPIVYTSADSVFQIAAHEDVVPLETLYEWCQAAREILQGEYAVARVIARPFRGEYPFERANEHRRDFSLVPPHNVLDALRERGRAVVGIGKIPDIYAHRGFTEEIHTDNNADGIQKTLARMRQAAAEGEGGLIFTNLVDFDAKYGHRRDPQGYSSALAAFDAALPDLLAAVPADGALLVISDHGNDPTWPGTDHTREYGLLLAYRPGLTGAVDLGERATFADVGATAAEALGADWQGPGESFWKQLS
- a CDS encoding DUF3084 domain-containing protein, whose translation is MLWLFLPFVVVLAGVVAYAADTIARKVGRKHLRLFGLRPKSTALLVAVLSGMGISAASLAAFLLLNRSAVNTIAQADQLRPQINALRDEVQAVQGDLRGVQRERDSARQQAGQLRQEQEAARVSLQKANAELQAAQAGRRTAQAQREAAQAQAQALQQRVAELTALRARLESSAEASRAQLSASEAALAASRARARDLDGRVRVLNEQVGTLDARAAQAEAEATQAQNRAQNAQTRAEQAQARAAQLDAQVHALEVSRQQVEAQRNGLAQERDTARAARDAAVAASAQAQAQRLAAQQARDRLAAERQGLLADRDRLRRERDAAAQARDAATQVRDAAARERDRVRADLTALRAQQADLRAANETLARDLASTRASLGRLQDEYSSARTELSASRNADLAFPKNDLVYAGVVPSVRNLDSFLREAAAAASSRGAKGNPAARLSTPARSALETKLRGLNASTFVQCRAANNTAVGFPVDLTCEARPNSVLYRGGQPIRRATITLGEDTRAIQSQIQNLVQDAVVDLTTRGVPGEYITNQGLDVNEFVELLTQLSSRSGPSASVAIAAREDVRPGGRVDLYPVLP